In the genome of Pristiophorus japonicus isolate sPriJap1 unplaced genomic scaffold, sPriJap1.hap1 HAP1_SCAFFOLD_968, whole genome shotgun sequence, one region contains:
- the LOC139258421 gene encoding salivary glue protein Sgs-3-like, which translates to MSGEDRFWPSDWCPHRFPSFAVRVPTERAPTERAPTERAPTERAPTERASTERAPTERAPTERAPTERAPTERAPTERAPTERASTERAPTERAPTERAPTERAPTERAPTERASTERASTERAPTERAPTERAPTERASTERAPTERASTERAPTECAPTERAPTERAPTERAPTERAPTERAPASSVRAGK; encoded by the coding sequence atgtcgggAGAAGACAGGTTTTGGCCGAGCGACTGGTGCCCCCACCGTTTTCCCTCGTTCGCCGTCCGCGTGCCCACAGAACGCGCGCCCACAGAACGCGCGCCCACAGAACGCGCGCCCACAGAACGCGCGCCCACGGAACGCGCGTCCACAGAACGCGCGCCCACGGAACGCGCGCCCACAGAACGCGCGCCCACAGAACGCGCGCCCACAGAACGCGCGCCCACAGAACGCGCGCCCACGGAACGCGCGTCCACAGAACGCGCGCCCACAGAACGCGCGCCCACAGAACGCGCGCCCACAGAACGCGCGCCCACAGAACGCGCGCCCACGGAACGCGCGTCCACAGAACGCGCGTCCACAGAACGCGCGCCCACGGAACGCGCGCCCACAGAACGCGCGCCCACGGAACGCGCGTCCACAGAACGCGCGCCCACGGAACGCGCGTCCACGGAACGCGCGCCCACAGAATGCGCACCCACGGAACGCGCGCCCACAGAACGCGCGCCCACGGAACGCGCGCCCACAGAACGCGCGCCCACAGAACGCGCGCCCGCCTCCTCGGTTCGCGCCGGAAAATGA